The genomic region TACAAACAGGTCAAGGGTGTCAAttgaaagtcaaggggtgtgtctGTGCCTTTTGGATTACTCTCTCTTTACAGAGAACCCCTGTGGTTCAAGTCAAGAGCTACCCTTCCCCTTTCAGTCTGCTCTGCGCATGTCTGAAAGTGAGTAAGCAGCCAAGAGAGTTTTTCACATTGTCATAAAAAATTATTACACTTATGAATGTAGGTAAAATGCTAAGATGTATTAGATACAGTACAATGGAAAAACTACAGCCCACTGACTACATaagggtagtcagtggacattctgaaccttgtttgaaatCAGTAGGTctcatgaccaaggagctattgaaatttgaaaGTTTTAAAAATTAATGTAAAAacatgtgagatgaaaatggacaaactaaatgGTGTGTAATGTGTTGGCCCACTGACtgtacattctgaaccttgtttgaagtcagtaggtcaTATAACCaagagctattgaaattcaaaaatgtaaataaatattttaaaataGTGCGAAATGTaaattgacaacaacaaaaaagtgtgTGCAATGTGTGTGCACATTGCACAATgtgcacattttctatgccattagctcattgttatcaatgttccaaataaatgtcactggAAACAGCTTAAGCAAATGCAAGTGCAGTTACTTTGTTGTgattctggctgcactttttgacgtgactgtaaattagacgtagttggctagctacagtagcaagcaagggataagaacgttgccttccagcatggcaatggaacatttagaatgaacaactgggtcacatccatagatacagaacaaaaagaccaGCCAGCTGGGGTAGCAActctagatttgtgtcgggactatgtCTTgaggaaggatgaaatagtatgaataaattaataaaaataacatttttaataaatatgtaaatgtaaatccaggtagcattctcctggaatccgccaaacccagattcgtccatcggactgccagatggggaaGAGTGATtagtcactccagagaacgtgttgccactgctccagagtccaatggcacaGAGGTTTTcaccactccagctgactcttggcattgcgcatggtgatcttaggcttgtgtatggctgctcagccatggaaacccatttcataatgCTCCTGACGTACAGTTATtgtactgacgttgcttccagaggcagtttggaactccggtagtgagtgttgcaactgaggacagacaatttctACTCGCTACAAGCTTCAGCACTCGGAGGTCTcgttctgtaagcttgtgtggcctaccactttgtggctgagccgttgttgctcctagacatttccacttcacaattacagcacttacagttgactggggcagctctagctgggcagaaatttgatgaactgacttgttggaaaggtggcatcctatgacagtgccacgttgaaagtcagagctcttcagtaaggccattctgttgcaaatgtttgtctatggagattgtgtgACTGCGTGCTCGTTTTTATATACCtgccagcaacgggtgtggctgatatagccaaatccactcatttgaaacggtgtccacatacttttgtatatttgGTGCATAGCTGGTGAGTGCTTGTCCCCTGGCCACTATTATTGCCCAGAATGTAAGACACGGTCTTGTATGCTAAAACCAACTATTTGGAGTGAGCAGTCTGAAATGCATTTCTGTGGTTAAGTAATGCTTACTTACTATTGCAGCATTTTCTATAATAAAGTTATTTATATCATTATCCGAGCCAAAGCCTTGAAGGTATCTATTTGTACTAGTGCAAAGTGCTTTGCCAATTTTCATGTAACCGTTGACTTACAGGTACAAAACTCCAAAATGCTTGGTTAACATTACCTGCACCTATATTCGTCTGCTAAATAAGGACTTGCAATGGCCCAGTGCAGTGCTTTTTGTGGAAAAAAATGTAAACTAAATGTATTGGCGTGTTTGCTAGCATTTGTAACTTGAGTCTGATAATTATCTGTACAAGACAGTTAGTCTAATGATACTTGTTGTCGTACTCTAGATGGCACGGTATAATTAACTTGACAATGGAGACTGATGTACTATTACTTTTGGCTTTAAATCTGAAGCGTGGCAAGAATTGACACTTTGCGCACTTCAAACTGAAAGACCGCTCATTTACATATCCCCTTGACCTTCAACCTCAAGAGTGATACTGATTGGCTGTTAAACATGGGAGTTATGGACTATCATTAAAGGTGTATAGCTCCATATATTACACTTGTGGAATATAAAAATACTTGCTCCTCAAGATAAGAGTGGAGCTGAATGGAGAGCGAGAACTTTCTCTGCTGAGTTTATAAAACTGTAAAGAGTGTTTTATGTACAATTGTCAACAAATTTAGATAAACTTCACTTTTTCAATAGGAGTAAAATCAATCTGTTCTTTTGTTTTTTGATATGCAGTCTCTCCCTACTCAAGTGCTGTTGGGGTATATAAACTACAGAGTCAGACAATTTATCCCAAGACCAATGCAGTGTGATAATTGTAAAGATGTTGGTCATGTAGCAAGTGTTTGCAGAAGGGAGAAGCTGAGATGTCCAAGTTTTGGAAAGGATCATATTATTTGATATAAAAGGGATGAATATGTGACATGTTGCAATTGCGATGGGAATCATGAAGCCATGTCTTCCGAATGCCCCAAAAGGGTGAAAGAGAATGAGGTGGCTAAAGTCTGGGTTGTAAAACAGAGCATTTCATATGCAGCAGCTGTGAAAATGGTTGAGGGTTTGAATGGTGTATCAGAAGAGTCCGAGGTAGTGGATAGGCCTACACTGCAGGATGCAGGGGTTGCCTTTCACCAGCAGGATCCTGACATTTTAAAGATTAAGAAGGTGGACTTTGTGGCCTTTATAGGTATGGTAATCAATGGCACTGCCAATGTGGAGAGAAGGCCCAGGAAGATAGAAATCATAGTGATTGTGGCGGAGAGGTTCCTGGGGCTGAAGGAGTTCTCAGCGAAGGAGTTACATGCAATATTGACACAagctgtaccaccctctcaggtcctagagcctgAGAGGGGAGATATGGAGAACTAAAAGAATGAAGAAGTGggagttttgtttgttttggcaaTGTACTATTTTTATTAGGGTGGATTACGTATGGATTTTAAaattttttatcattatttttatttttttcaaaccGTCCAGTTAGTGGTGGCAATACAACTTTTTGGGTGTAGTTTGCCATAAAACCcacagaagaaaaagaagaagctcttctagtggtggtgtaggaggaGCTCCATAGAAACCTTTGCATACTAAGGGTGTGATCTCCTTTCAGTTTCAGATGTCAGAGTCACAGCACCAACAACAGTCACTCAAGGTAATTTCCATTTCAAATGTACAATAGGTTTTAGGTTGAGGACATTAACAAGTGCTTGTTGCGTGTGATTTGTCTTATTGCCTGCTTCCTGCCTTTTCCTGCTTCCTGCTTTTTCCTAGCCTTTTACTCAAACCATTCATCGAAAGTTCTCActagtgtgtctgtctcctctgaaAGGCGAGAACCTCTGATTGTCATTGATAGATGCTGGCAAGTGTGAAAATAATACAACCAATCGACAGATGTGACTCATACTAGTGATATGGGGGCTCTATAGCCCATTCAATAGACGGTAAACATATACCGTCTATTCACAAAGCTGTCTGCCGCCTGAGGGAAATTCCCCGATGCTGCACAAATGCTCTGTCTAAACGTCTGTACGCCTCGCTTGCAATCCACCCCAAAActatatttttgtatttgtttcTTTAGTCCgttgttgacatagtcccaaaatgtttagctcgtcagcaatcaagttttcaagacatctaactttcaaaatacagaaatcctCCCTGTATGATCACCTGTGTGAAACTGAAAAATACTGTCAGCTGCAACTGTGTTTAAACAGTTtacagtaagtgtatattttgCTTTTGTGAATTACATTTGGTGTGATATGGAGGTAAAGTTCGCAGAGATCCAGCTGTGGTCCATATGTTCTGCTGAGAACCCAAGACGGAAAGCTGTAAACCCCCCCTTCGGTTCTCGAGAGCAAGGCAGTCTATTGAAATGAGCTGCTTACGAATTATTTCCTCGTCAGCACTTGTTATTCAGTTACCTCCTAGAGGCAATAGAAAAACAGTTTAGGTTGTAGTTTAGGTTGATTTTGGAATGGCTAAGACTTATGCTATTGCTTTGAATGATCCTAAGCAGGGGTTGCCAGCCAATACAAAGGGGTAGCTACATCATATCCATGACATCACCAGCAATTTTCTCCATTTGAATACCCATTAAAAGTGCATTGTAGTCCAGGACTTGGCTTAACCTGGGTCTGGGGAATCAGAACTTATTGTTTGTCATAACTACTGCTGTTCATTTGTCATTGATTGCTCAACTGAACATGACTTAAAAATCAAGGCCAAATGAAATAAACTTCCCTCAGCTTTCACAAGAGCTTAAAAACTGCACATTAGTCTCACATCGGATGTGTCTCGGAGATAAGCAAGTTTCCCTTCCTCTGCTTGACTAATGTTCGAAAGACATTAACTGACATTACTCAGTGCCAAAGTAGCTATGGAAATAAGAAGTTATGGTTACATATGACCAGAAAACCTGATGTATCCATTTCGGATTTGATTATTTATGTAATTAGGTGGTAACAATGCCTTCCctgcgcgcacgcacacacacacacacatataatgtCTAGCTGAAGTGAGAGAGGCGTCTCCAGAACTTATATGACTGTTGTGATTTTTTTAGTTGTTATATATAAtaaggcaagtctgttaagaacaaattcttatttacaatgacggcctaccaaaaggcctcctgcggggacaggggaTTAAAtatctgatttaaaaaatatatatatataaatgtaggacaaacacacatcacgacaagagacaacaacactacataacgagAGACCAAAGAcagcatagcaaggcagcaacacatgacaacacagcgttCAACATGAATTATTGAACTAGTTTGGTGCTGTCAACAACAAGGTCAGTTGGACAGGTTAATATACTGCTACGGTTGATAGACTTTCTCAGAGCTATGATTTGGGAAAACCTTGTCTAATGCATTTCTTAATCCACTCTTTTCCCTCCAGCCATGGACATCATAGATCCCATCTTGGGCATAGCGGAGACGCTTTACTCTCTATGTGGTGAAGTGAAAGCCAATAAGAAGCGCTGTCAGCGTTTGTCCCAGCGCATAAAAGCCTTGGATGAGCTGGTGAGAGCAGTCAAGGTGAAGGGACTGGGGCAAAATCCTTCCCTTGTGAAGAATGTCCTATGCGAGCTCAAACTCACCCTGGAAAATGCCCAAGGCGTGGTTAAGAAATACTCCTGCGCCAGCTACCTGAAGCGCATCCTGAAGGCCTCCGACCAGGGAGATGATTTTGGGAGTTTAAATGAGCGTCTGAATGATGCGACTCAGGGGCTGTCGCTAGCCCTGCAGGTGGGCCAGAGTGACGATCTACTTCAGGAGTCTCAAAAGATGACAcgatggagagaggatgaggcTGACAGGGAGAGTGATCGTCTGGAGCTGCAGAAATGTGAGACAGCTCTACCATGCCGTTTCAATGCAAGGTCATAATCAAATGGCCTCTGTATGAGCAGGTAGGGAAAGCTTCAGTTGTTGATCCTGCTGACTACCGcaaatgtatttgtgtgtgtgtgtgtgtgttactgttatGTCCCACAGTGCTACGGTCTCTGGTGGAGGACATGAAGGAAAGTGTGGACACAGTGCATGAGAAAGTGGACTCCACCGAAAAAAATGTGAAAGACATCAAAGCCATGTTGGAAACCTGTAAGTAAGCCTCTATAGATTAATTGTCATTACAAACCGTACTTGTAACTGTCGCCGTTTCTTACTGATTTCAACCTGCGCACGATGATAAAGAAGACTGTGAGTATATCCTATTGGCACAGTTTTGCATCCTACATCAGGCCAGCATCCCATGGTCTCTCCATTCGCACTGTATTTTGCGTGGCGATGTGCTGTGATACCTTCAGTTCTCGGTGTTATTGGTTTAATGTGCCTATGTGACTTGCCATCTCAGTGACTTTGTTGTGTGTTTCCCATTGACAGTAATGAAGCCCAGTATTTTTCATGAAGACATCAGAGAGATCAAGCCAGAGGAGCTGATCTACGACGTGCCCAAAGAGCCCTTCATCAAAAATGACAATTCGGAGATATTCAAAGGAGAGTACAACAAATTCACAGTGGCCATCAAAAGATACGCCTACTCAAGTTGCACAAGCCTGAGGTATGGAACGTAGCATACAAGACGTCTCAGAGAATTCTTGTTTAGCACCGAAGCTGATATTACATCTATTTGTTTTAATGGGTTACGTGTGTCCTACACAGTCACATGAGAAGCATCTTTAAAAAGGAAGTGGAGACTATGAAACGCTTTGAGTCACCAAACATCCTGCGAATGTTTGGGATCTGTGTCCAGGAAGAGAACGGTGAGTGAGCTTCTGTATTTGTTTTACAGTATGTGTAATAATTGCTGAAAAAATACAAGATAGGATCAAATCACAATGTGATTGCAGGATAtttcaaaatgtttttattttacctttatttaactaggcaagtcagttaagaaattcttattttcaatgacggcctaggaacagtgggttaactgcctgttcaggggcagaacaacagatttgtaccttgtcagctcggggatttgaacttgcaacct from Oncorhynchus masou masou isolate Uvic2021 chromosome 22, UVic_Omas_1.1, whole genome shotgun sequence harbors:
- the LOC135509549 gene encoding mixed lineage kinase domain-like protein, which gives rise to MDIIDPILGIAETLYSLCGEVKANKKRCQRLSQRIKALDELVRAVKVKGLGQNPSLVKNVLCELKLTLENAQGVVKKYSCASYLKRILKASDQGDDFGSLNERLNDATQGLSLALQVGQSDDLLQESQKMTRWREDEADRESDRLELQKLLRSLVEDMKESVDTVHEKVDSTEKNVKDIKAMLETLMKPSIFHEDIREIKPEELIYDVPKEPFIKNDNSEIFKGEYNKFTVAIKRYAYSSCTSLSHMRSIFKKEVETMKRFESPNILRMFGICVQEENGPNPNFLIVMEFCEKGSLREVLDSQRKLPWDKKARLSLDAARGLYRLHQSEEKFKVHGCINSSRFLVDAGYRVKLGGFELAKTETSLKRTKDSSRSSLYYSSPQQLESINYKYNKECEMYSFGIVLWEIATRKIPFRDCSHKEVYQMVCEDKYTEPLPEDCPKHLGELINDCRSYDSFQRPTAGVLVDKLRKVVEQLEED